The Podarcis muralis chromosome 10, rPodMur119.hap1.1, whole genome shotgun sequence genome includes a region encoding these proteins:
- the TNPO3 gene encoding transportin-3 isoform X2 has product MDPGGGGGGCPGPGTGGGGGGGGSGGGGKPNLQVVYQAVQALYHDPDPSGKERASLWLGELQRSVHAWEISDQLLQIRQDVESCYFAAQTMKMKIQTSFYELPTDSHVSLRDSLLTHIQNLKDMSPVIVTQLALAIADLALQMASWKGCVHTLVEKYNNDVTSLPFLLEILTVLPEEVHSRSLRIGANRRTEIIEDLAYYSSTVVSLLMTCVEKAGNDEKMLIKIFRCLGSWFNLGVLDSTFMANSKLLSLLFEVLQQDKTSTNLHEAASDCVCSALYAIENVETNLPLALQLFQGVLTLEAAYHMAVAREDLDKVLNYCRIFTELCETFLDKIVCTPGQGLGDLRTIELLLICAGHPQYEVVEISFNFWYRLGEHLYKTEDVVIHSIFKAYIQRLLHALARHCQLDPDHEGIPEETDDFGEFRMRVSDLVKDLIFLVGSVECFAQLYATLKEGNPPWEVTEAVLFIMASIAKSVDQENNPTLVEVLEGVVRLPESVHTAVRYTSIELVGEMSEVVDRNPHFLDPVLGYLMKGLCEKSLASVAAKAIHNICSVCRDHMAQHFSGLLEIARSLDSFMLSPEAAVGLLKGTALVLARLPLEKISACLSELCAVQVMALKKLLSQEPSNGLSSDPTVPLDRLAVIFRHTNPIVENGQTHPCQKVIQEIWPVLSETLNKHRADNRIVERCCRCLRFAVRCVGKGSAALLQPLVTQMVSVYQEHQHSCFLYLGSILVDEYGMEEGCRQGLLDMLQALCVPTFRLIEQPNGLQNHPDTVDDLFRLATRFIQRSPITLLRSQVILPILQWAIAATTLDHRDANCSVMKFLRDLVHTGVSNDHEENFEARKELIAQVMTQLGQQLVSQLLHTSCFCLPPYTLPDVAEVLWEIMQVDRPTFCRWLENSLKGLPKETSGGAVQVTHKQLTDFHKQVTSAEECKQVCWALRDFTRLFR; this is encoded by the exons GTCCACGCCTGGGAGATCTCGGATCAGCTGCTGCAGATCCGGCAGGATGTGGAATCGTGCTACTTTGCCGCTCAAACCATGAAGATGAAGATCCAGACCTCGTTCTACGAGCTCCCGACGGACTCCCACGTCTCGCTGCGGGACTCGCTGCTCACCCACATCCAGAACTTGAAAGACATGTCCCCTGTCATCGTCACCCAG CTTGCATTAGCCATAGCAGACCTCGCCCTACAGATGGCCTCCTGGAAGGGCTGTGTGCACACACTGGTTGAAAA GTACAACAATGACGTGACCTCGCTGCCCTTCCTACTGGAGATCCTGACCGTGCTGCCAGAGGAGGTCCACAGCCGGTCCCTGCGCATCGGAGCCAACCGCCGCACTGAGATCATCGAAGACTTGGCTTACTACTCCAGCACGGTGGTCTCTCTGCTG ATGACCTGCGTGGAGAAGGCGGGCAACGATGAGAAGATGCTCATTAAGATCTTCCGCTGCCTGGGCAGCTGGTTCAACCTGGGCGTCCTCGACAGCACCTTCATGGCCAACAGCAAGCTGCTGTCGCTGCTCTTTGAGGTTCTG CAACAGGACAAGACGTCGACGAACCTGCACGAAGCTGCCTCCGACTGCGTCTGTTCCGCGCTCTACGCCATTGAGAACGTGGAGACCAACCTGCCCCTGGCCCTGCAGCTCTTTCAGGGGGTCCTGACACTTGAGGCAGCCTACCACATGGCTGTGGCTCGCGAGGATTTGGACAA aGTTCTCAATTACTGCCGGATCTTCACGGAACTGTGCGAGACCTTTCTGGATAAGATTGTCTGCACCCCAGGCCAAGGCCTGGGGGACCTGCGGACAATAGAACTGCTCTTGATATGCGCGGGTCACCCGCAGTACGAG GTGGTGGAGATTTCCTTCAACTTCTGGTACCGTCTGGGGGAGCACCTGTACAAGACGGAGGACGTTGTCATCCACAGCATCTTCAAGGCCTACATCCAGAGGCTCCTCCACGCCCTGGCTCGGCACTGCCAGCTGGATCCGGACCAC GAAGGAATCCCCGAGGAGACGGACGACTTTGGAGAGTTCCGGATGAGAGTGTCAGACCTCGTGAAGGACCTGATCTTCCTGGTTGGCTCTGTGGAGTGTTTTGCCCAG CTGTATGCTACCCTGAAAGAGGGCAACCCTCCGTGGGAAGTAACGGAAGCTGTGCTCTTCATCATGGCCTCGATAGCCAAGAGCGTTGACCA GGAGAACAACCCAACGCTGGTGGAGGTGCTGGAAGGGGTGGTACGCCTGCCTGAATCGGTGCACACGGCTGTCCGCTACACTAGCATCGAGCTGGTTGGCGAAATGAGCGAAGTTGTGGACAGGAACCCCCATTTCCTTG ATCCTGTGCTTGGCTACCTGATGAAAGGCCTCTGTGAGAAGTCCTTGGCTTCGGTGGCGGCCAAAGCCATTCACAACATCTGCTCTGTGTGCCGGGACCACATGGCTCAGCACTTCAGCGGCTTGCTGGAAATCGCCCGCTCCCTGGACTCCTTCATGCTCTCGCCCGAAGCAGCTGTGGGGCTCCTGAAAG GGACTGCCTTGGTGCTGGCTAGGCTCCCGCTGGAGAAGATCTCTGCGTGTCTCAGTGAACTTTGTGCCGTTCAGGTGATGGCCCTGAAAAAG ctgctctctcAGGAGCCGAGCAATGGCCTCTCCTCAGACCCCACTGTGCCCCTAGATCGCCTTGCTGTTATATTTAG GCATACCAATCCTATTGTCGAAAATGGACAGACCCACCCGTGCCAAAAAGTCATCCAGGAG ATCTGGCCAGTCCTGTCAGAGACCCTGAACAAGCATCGTGCCGATAACCGCATCGTGGAGCGCTGCTGCCGGTGCCTGCGCTTCGCTGTCCGCTGCGTGGGGAAAGGCTCGGCGGCCCTCCTGCAGCCTCTGGTCACCCAG atgGTGAGCGTCTACCAGGAGCACCAGCACTCCTGCTTCCTCTACCTGGGCAGCATCCTTGTGGATGAGTACGGAATGGAGGAGGGCTGTCGCCAGGGACTGCTCGATATGCTGCAG GCTCTGTGCGTGCCCACGTTCAGGCTCATCGAGCAACCCAACGGCCTCCAGAACCACCCGGACACTGTGGACGACCTCTTCCGGCTGGCAACCAG ATTCATCCAGCGCAGCCCCATCACCCTCCTGCGCAGCCAGGTGATCCTCCCCATCCTGCAATGGGCCATCGCTGCCACCACCCTGGACCACCGCGATGCCAACTGCAGCGTCATGAAGTTCTTGCGTGACCTCGTCCACACGGGAGTGTCCAACGAC CACGAAGAGAACTTTGAGGCGCGCAAGGAGCTCATTGCGCAGGTGATGACGCAGCTGGGACAGCAGCTCGTGAGCCAGCTCTTGCACACCAGCTGCTTCTGCCTGCCGCCTTACACCCTGCCGGACGTGGCCGAGGTGCTGTGGGAGATCATGCAGGTCGACAGGCCG ACCTTCTGCCGCTGGCTGGAGAACTCGCTGAAGGGCTTACCAAAGGAAACATCGGGGGGAGCCGTGCAGGTGACGCACAAGCAGCTGACAGACTTCCACAAGCAGGTCACGAG cgcCGAGGAGTGCAAACAGGTTTGCTGGGCTTTGAGGGACTTCACCAGATTGTTCCGGTAG
- the TNPO3 gene encoding transportin-3 isoform X1, translating into MDPGGGGGGCPGPGTGGGGGGGGSGGGGKPNLQVVYQAVQALYHDPDPSGKERASLWLGELQRSVHAWEISDQLLQIRQDVESCYFAAQTMKMKIQTSFYELPTDSHVSLRDSLLTHIQNLKDMSPVIVTQLALAIADLALQMASWKGCVHTLVEKYNNDVTSLPFLLEILTVLPEEVHSRSLRIGANRRTEIIEDLAYYSSTVVSLLMTCVEKAGNDEKMLIKIFRCLGSWFNLGVLDSTFMANSKLLSLLFEVLQQDKTSTNLHEAASDCVCSALYAIENVETNLPLALQLFQGVLTLEAAYHMAVAREDLDKVLNYCRIFTELCETFLDKIVCTPGQGLGDLRTIELLLICAGHPQYEVVEISFNFWYRLGEHLYKTEDVVIHSIFKAYIQRLLHALARHCQLDPDHEGIPEETDDFGEFRMRVSDLVKDLIFLVGSVECFAQLYATLKEGNPPWEVTEAVLFIMASIAKSVDQENNPTLVEVLEGVVRLPESVHTAVRYTSIELVGEMSEVVDRNPHFLDPVLGYLMKGLCEKSLASVAAKAIHNICSVCRDHMAQHFSGLLEIARSLDSFMLSPEAAVGLLKGTALVLARLPLEKISACLSELCAVQVMALKKLLSQEPSNGLSSDPTVPLDRLAVIFRHTNPIVENGQTHPCQKVIQEVGGEVIQEIWPVLSETLNKHRADNRIVERCCRCLRFAVRCVGKGSAALLQPLVTQMVSVYQEHQHSCFLYLGSILVDEYGMEEGCRQGLLDMLQALCVPTFRLIEQPNGLQNHPDTVDDLFRLATRFIQRSPITLLRSQVILPILQWAIAATTLDHRDANCSVMKFLRDLVHTGVSNDHEENFEARKELIAQVMTQLGQQLVSQLLHTSCFCLPPYTLPDVAEVLWEIMQVDRPTFCRWLENSLKGLPKETSGGAVQVTHKQLTDFHKQVTSAEECKQVCWALRDFTRLFR; encoded by the exons GTCCACGCCTGGGAGATCTCGGATCAGCTGCTGCAGATCCGGCAGGATGTGGAATCGTGCTACTTTGCCGCTCAAACCATGAAGATGAAGATCCAGACCTCGTTCTACGAGCTCCCGACGGACTCCCACGTCTCGCTGCGGGACTCGCTGCTCACCCACATCCAGAACTTGAAAGACATGTCCCCTGTCATCGTCACCCAG CTTGCATTAGCCATAGCAGACCTCGCCCTACAGATGGCCTCCTGGAAGGGCTGTGTGCACACACTGGTTGAAAA GTACAACAATGACGTGACCTCGCTGCCCTTCCTACTGGAGATCCTGACCGTGCTGCCAGAGGAGGTCCACAGCCGGTCCCTGCGCATCGGAGCCAACCGCCGCACTGAGATCATCGAAGACTTGGCTTACTACTCCAGCACGGTGGTCTCTCTGCTG ATGACCTGCGTGGAGAAGGCGGGCAACGATGAGAAGATGCTCATTAAGATCTTCCGCTGCCTGGGCAGCTGGTTCAACCTGGGCGTCCTCGACAGCACCTTCATGGCCAACAGCAAGCTGCTGTCGCTGCTCTTTGAGGTTCTG CAACAGGACAAGACGTCGACGAACCTGCACGAAGCTGCCTCCGACTGCGTCTGTTCCGCGCTCTACGCCATTGAGAACGTGGAGACCAACCTGCCCCTGGCCCTGCAGCTCTTTCAGGGGGTCCTGACACTTGAGGCAGCCTACCACATGGCTGTGGCTCGCGAGGATTTGGACAA aGTTCTCAATTACTGCCGGATCTTCACGGAACTGTGCGAGACCTTTCTGGATAAGATTGTCTGCACCCCAGGCCAAGGCCTGGGGGACCTGCGGACAATAGAACTGCTCTTGATATGCGCGGGTCACCCGCAGTACGAG GTGGTGGAGATTTCCTTCAACTTCTGGTACCGTCTGGGGGAGCACCTGTACAAGACGGAGGACGTTGTCATCCACAGCATCTTCAAGGCCTACATCCAGAGGCTCCTCCACGCCCTGGCTCGGCACTGCCAGCTGGATCCGGACCAC GAAGGAATCCCCGAGGAGACGGACGACTTTGGAGAGTTCCGGATGAGAGTGTCAGACCTCGTGAAGGACCTGATCTTCCTGGTTGGCTCTGTGGAGTGTTTTGCCCAG CTGTATGCTACCCTGAAAGAGGGCAACCCTCCGTGGGAAGTAACGGAAGCTGTGCTCTTCATCATGGCCTCGATAGCCAAGAGCGTTGACCA GGAGAACAACCCAACGCTGGTGGAGGTGCTGGAAGGGGTGGTACGCCTGCCTGAATCGGTGCACACGGCTGTCCGCTACACTAGCATCGAGCTGGTTGGCGAAATGAGCGAAGTTGTGGACAGGAACCCCCATTTCCTTG ATCCTGTGCTTGGCTACCTGATGAAAGGCCTCTGTGAGAAGTCCTTGGCTTCGGTGGCGGCCAAAGCCATTCACAACATCTGCTCTGTGTGCCGGGACCACATGGCTCAGCACTTCAGCGGCTTGCTGGAAATCGCCCGCTCCCTGGACTCCTTCATGCTCTCGCCCGAAGCAGCTGTGGGGCTCCTGAAAG GGACTGCCTTGGTGCTGGCTAGGCTCCCGCTGGAGAAGATCTCTGCGTGTCTCAGTGAACTTTGTGCCGTTCAGGTGATGGCCCTGAAAAAG ctgctctctcAGGAGCCGAGCAATGGCCTCTCCTCAGACCCCACTGTGCCCCTAGATCGCCTTGCTGTTATATTTAG GCATACCAATCCTATTGTCGAAAATGGACAGACCCACCCGTGCCAAAAAGTCATCCAGGAGGTAGGTGGAGAAGTCATCCAGGAG ATCTGGCCAGTCCTGTCAGAGACCCTGAACAAGCATCGTGCCGATAACCGCATCGTGGAGCGCTGCTGCCGGTGCCTGCGCTTCGCTGTCCGCTGCGTGGGGAAAGGCTCGGCGGCCCTCCTGCAGCCTCTGGTCACCCAG atgGTGAGCGTCTACCAGGAGCACCAGCACTCCTGCTTCCTCTACCTGGGCAGCATCCTTGTGGATGAGTACGGAATGGAGGAGGGCTGTCGCCAGGGACTGCTCGATATGCTGCAG GCTCTGTGCGTGCCCACGTTCAGGCTCATCGAGCAACCCAACGGCCTCCAGAACCACCCGGACACTGTGGACGACCTCTTCCGGCTGGCAACCAG ATTCATCCAGCGCAGCCCCATCACCCTCCTGCGCAGCCAGGTGATCCTCCCCATCCTGCAATGGGCCATCGCTGCCACCACCCTGGACCACCGCGATGCCAACTGCAGCGTCATGAAGTTCTTGCGTGACCTCGTCCACACGGGAGTGTCCAACGAC CACGAAGAGAACTTTGAGGCGCGCAAGGAGCTCATTGCGCAGGTGATGACGCAGCTGGGACAGCAGCTCGTGAGCCAGCTCTTGCACACCAGCTGCTTCTGCCTGCCGCCTTACACCCTGCCGGACGTGGCCGAGGTGCTGTGGGAGATCATGCAGGTCGACAGGCCG ACCTTCTGCCGCTGGCTGGAGAACTCGCTGAAGGGCTTACCAAAGGAAACATCGGGGGGAGCCGTGCAGGTGACGCACAAGCAGCTGACAGACTTCCACAAGCAGGTCACGAG cgcCGAGGAGTGCAAACAGGTTTGCTGGGCTTTGAGGGACTTCACCAGATTGTTCCGGTAG